A single window of Rubripirellula lacrimiformis DNA harbors:
- a CDS encoding flagellin N-terminal helical domain-containing protein gives MTRINTNVSSLVAQNRLSSSNNDLNSALTRLSTGLRINSGADDPAGLIASEALRSEITGLNKAITNTQRSSQIISTADSALGQVSSLLNDVRGLVVEAANSGALSSEEIAANQLQIDSSLEAINRIAQSTTFQGRKLLDGSLDYTSTANSVESVSDVNISKASIGSTGNINVEVVVSAAATQGEISAASSGFTASATAEAKSTDVRVATQAIGGEDIVITGGPDFATIAFVDDTDNANAGSASFDADTGVLTITGNFTGDSLNPGEVDADVDADVVQAAIEALDGFTATGSTGSGTPAAGVAATVGAAEAGLTITATEAGSDYNNVAVKFVSGATTGADFDSAQKVLTVTVDDTQLVSADDIATAIGSATVDGAAPASAVFSAVGATDASFDINEGIADTSTGSTGGEVLNDSLVFQLNGATGAETFNFGAGTSKDQIAAAVNLVSDSTGVSAGVESGALNFTASEYGSAANVAIDVISEGDNGTFEAGLSSTNSSGSDISATVNGVSAAGAGNTLSINTSSLALSLTVDTSGDNFSFDISGGGATFQLGPEVSTSQQASVGIGSVSTGKLGGASGRLYELGSGQSKSLTNDVNGAAKVIDEVISKITATRGRLGAFQSTTLESNLVSLSDAKANLQEAESSIRDADFAQESANLTRAQILVQSGTNVLSLANQNPQNVLSLLR, from the coding sequence ATGACCAGAATTAACACCAACGTTTCTTCGCTCGTCGCCCAGAACCGCCTCAGCTCAAGCAACAATGACTTGAACTCGGCTTTGACCCGATTAAGTACCGGACTTCGCATCAACAGCGGAGCCGATGACCCTGCAGGTTTGATCGCTAGTGAAGCACTGCGAAGTGAAATCACGGGTCTGAACAAAGCCATCACCAACACTCAACGATCCAGCCAGATCATCAGCACCGCCGACAGCGCTCTAGGCCAAGTCAGCAGCCTGTTGAACGACGTCCGCGGACTGGTTGTCGAAGCCGCCAACAGTGGCGCGCTGAGCTCGGAAGAAATCGCTGCTAACCAGTTGCAGATCGACAGTTCACTCGAAGCGATCAACCGAATCGCGCAATCGACCACATTCCAAGGTCGTAAACTGCTGGACGGATCGCTGGACTACACCAGCACCGCCAATTCCGTCGAATCGGTCAGCGACGTCAACATTTCCAAGGCCAGCATCGGATCCACCGGCAACATCAATGTCGAAGTTGTCGTGTCGGCCGCAGCGACCCAAGGCGAAATCAGCGCGGCTTCGAGCGGATTCACGGCATCTGCCACCGCAGAAGCAAAATCGACAGACGTGCGTGTGGCCACGCAAGCGATTGGCGGAGAAGACATTGTCATCACCGGCGGCCCTGACTTCGCCACGATCGCATTCGTTGACGACACGGACAACGCCAACGCCGGCTCGGCATCCTTCGACGCCGACACTGGCGTTCTGACCATCACCGGTAACTTTACGGGGGATTCCCTCAACCCTGGCGAAGTCGACGCTGACGTCGACGCGGACGTCGTCCAAGCCGCCATCGAAGCCTTGGATGGGTTCACCGCCACAGGCTCCACGGGCTCGGGTACTCCAGCCGCAGGTGTCGCAGCGACCGTCGGTGCCGCCGAAGCGGGCCTGACGATCACCGCGACCGAAGCGGGATCCGATTACAACAACGTCGCCGTCAAGTTTGTCAGCGGAGCAACCACCGGGGCTGACTTTGACAGCGCGCAAAAAGTCCTGACGGTCACCGTAGACGACACTCAATTGGTCAGCGCCGACGACATTGCCACCGCCATTGGCAGTGCAACGGTCGATGGTGCGGCCCCTGCGTCGGCTGTCTTCTCGGCCGTCGGAGCAACCGATGCTTCCTTCGACATCAACGAAGGCATCGCCGATACTTCCACCGGATCAACCGGCGGCGAAGTGTTGAACGATTCGTTGGTATTCCAACTCAACGGTGCTACGGGAGCGGAAACGTTCAACTTTGGTGCTGGCACATCGAAGGATCAAATCGCGGCAGCCGTCAACTTGGTATCCGATAGTACGGGTGTTTCCGCCGGTGTCGAATCGGGAGCTCTGAATTTCACCGCCAGCGAATACGGCAGTGCCGCCAACGTGGCAATCGACGTGATTTCCGAAGGCGACAACGGCACTTTCGAAGCTGGACTTAGCAGCACCAACAGTTCCGGCAGTGACATTTCGGCAACCGTCAACGGCGTTTCGGCAGCCGGTGCTGGCAACACGCTATCGATCAACACCAGCTCGCTTGCACTGAGCTTGACGGTCGACACCAGCGGCGACAACTTCTCGTTCGACATCAGCGGCGGCGGAGCCACCTTCCAACTAGGCCCTGAAGTGAGCACGTCTCAGCAAGCCAGCGTTGGCATCGGCAGCGTCAGCACCGGGAAACTCGGTGGTGCATCCGGACGCCTTTACGAATTGGGAAGCGGTCAAAGCAAGAGCCTGACCAACGACGTCAACGGTGCCGCGAAGGTGATCGACGAAGTGATCAGCAAGATCACCGCCACTCGCGGTCGTCTGGGTGCATTCCAGTCAACGACCTTGGAAAGCAACTTGGTCAGCTTGAGCGATGCGAAAGCCAACCTGCAAGAAGCAGAAAGCTCGATCCGTGACGCCGACTTCGCACAAGAATCGGCCAACCTGACACGAGCACAGATTCTGGTTCAATCGGGCACCAACGTGTTGTCCCTGGCCAACCAGAACCCACAAAACGTTCTGTCGCTGCTTCGTTAA
- a CDS encoding sigma-54-dependent transcriptional regulator: MSEEAFRLLIVDDEPNIRSGLAKGLKREVDELDTAADADEAIAKFAATDYQLAIVDVRLNCNITGIELVRQMLSQRPQTTVIVITAHGTVETAVDAMRAGAFDFIAKPLDLNLVRQQVAKARAHHLLQSENSRLRSELAGAGEISGIIGGSAAMQSVYHQIRQVASTEATVMIQGESGTGKELIARAVHDLSDRSAGPFIAVNLGAMPETLLESELFGHEKGSFSGASRQKPGCFEQAAGGTLFLDEVTEMSAKSQVDLLRVLESQQFTRVGGESVLTADARIVSATNRSVATLIEEGTFREDLYYRLNVIPIEVPSLRQRGDDIPLLVEHFLRLFCDRHRRSQKTLDRDAMTMMAQARWPGNVRQLRNVIERMVVTHTGDTITAADLPRELSVASTGVSPTNQSLAEAVEACERSIISAALAECNCHREKTAQRLGVSIRTLHYKMGRYGLH, encoded by the coding sequence ATGAGCGAGGAAGCTTTCCGACTGCTGATCGTCGACGACGAACCGAACATTCGATCGGGGCTAGCCAAGGGGTTGAAGCGTGAAGTCGACGAACTTGACACCGCAGCCGATGCCGACGAAGCGATTGCGAAGTTCGCTGCGACGGACTATCAGCTTGCGATCGTCGACGTCCGACTGAACTGCAACATCACCGGGATCGAACTGGTTCGTCAAATGCTGTCGCAGCGACCGCAAACCACCGTCATCGTGATCACCGCGCACGGGACGGTGGAAACGGCTGTCGACGCGATGCGAGCCGGCGCGTTCGATTTCATCGCCAAACCGCTAGACCTGAATCTGGTTCGACAACAGGTCGCCAAAGCTCGTGCGCACCACCTGCTGCAGTCGGAAAACTCTCGCTTGCGGTCCGAATTGGCTGGCGCGGGTGAGATCTCGGGAATCATTGGCGGCAGCGCGGCGATGCAGTCGGTCTATCACCAGATTCGACAAGTCGCGTCGACCGAGGCGACGGTCATGATCCAGGGCGAAAGCGGGACGGGAAAAGAATTGATCGCCCGCGCCGTCCACGATCTCAGCGACCGCAGCGCCGGCCCATTCATCGCGGTCAATCTGGGGGCGATGCCCGAAACGCTGTTGGAAAGCGAGCTGTTCGGCCACGAAAAAGGTTCATTCAGCGGCGCGTCCAGGCAAAAACCAGGCTGCTTTGAACAAGCCGCCGGCGGAACTCTATTCCTGGACGAAGTTACCGAGATGTCTGCCAAAAGCCAGGTGGATCTGCTGCGGGTGCTGGAATCACAGCAGTTCACTCGTGTCGGTGGCGAATCCGTGTTGACCGCCGATGCTCGGATCGTTTCGGCAACCAACCGCAGCGTCGCCACCCTGATCGAAGAAGGAACCTTTCGCGAAGACCTGTACTACCGACTGAATGTGATCCCGATCGAGGTGCCCAGTTTGCGTCAACGAGGCGATGATATTCCGCTGTTGGTCGAACACTTTTTGCGACTGTTCTGTGATCGCCATCGACGTTCCCAGAAGACGCTTGACCGCGACGCGATGACCATGATGGCCCAAGCGCGTTGGCCAGGCAATGTTCGGCAATTGCGAAACGTCATCGAACGCATGGTCGTCACACACACCGGCGATACGATCACGGCCGCCGACCTGCCCAGGGAATTAAGCGTCGCGTCGACCGGTGTTTCGCCCACGAACCAATCGCTGGCCGAAGCGGTCGAGGCCTGCGAACGATCCATCATCAGCGCGGCGCTGGCCGAATGCAATTGTCACCGCGAGAAAACGGCCCAGCGGCTAGGAGTCAGCATCCGAACGCTGCACTACAAAATGGGTCGCTACGGCCTGCACTAG
- a CDS encoding two-component system sensor histidine kinase NtrB: MFDIADRNERISVRWFAAGLVVLGLVALTVTAWILAYVRREQEIVADLIRHLPASDLEAARELSGDLRLQGGLSILLVLNLIATAIAFTLLVRGYLNSERSLRDAKVLSADILASMDAGVITTDRDGSITSINSRGQELLGLAGDGIGTMLDQLDREHELLGTIQSDVSSNHQRIRDRDYLITRQGHPQTLRAGCTLLRNQLGEEIGTVLHVRDVTQKALIEEQLRRMERYMGLGSLAAGLQHEIKNPLSALSLHVQLLCERLRGDGSPDDTADVDPDVQEMLDVLRSEVRRINDVLDGFRNYASTNHLGRSELDVPELIMKLVRLLRPQTESQSIEIETEFSDTPVTNVMGDSVRLEQVLLNLAINAVSAMPQGGILRFAVDQKYDSLRIRVADTGHGISPEIRSQIFDPYFTTRGDGTGMGLALCDKIIQQHNGNIDVRTGSGGTEFTIFLPMEKVT; encoded by the coding sequence ATGTTCGACATCGCTGATAGGAACGAACGAATAAGCGTCCGCTGGTTTGCCGCCGGTTTGGTCGTGCTCGGACTGGTGGCACTGACCGTCACCGCTTGGATCCTGGCCTATGTGCGGCGTGAACAGGAAATCGTAGCCGACCTGATCCGGCACCTTCCGGCTAGCGATCTAGAAGCCGCTCGGGAACTTTCCGGCGACCTGCGATTGCAGGGGGGCCTGTCGATTCTGTTGGTCTTGAATCTGATCGCCACCGCGATCGCGTTCACTCTGTTGGTCCGAGGCTATCTGAACAGCGAGCGGTCACTGCGAGACGCCAAGGTGCTTTCGGCCGATATTTTGGCCAGCATGGACGCGGGCGTGATCACCACCGATCGCGATGGATCGATCACCAGCATCAATTCTCGTGGTCAAGAATTGTTAGGGCTAGCGGGCGACGGCATCGGCACGATGTTGGACCAACTGGATCGCGAACATGAACTGCTTGGCACGATCCAGTCCGATGTCAGCAGCAACCATCAACGGATCCGCGACCGCGACTACCTGATCACCCGCCAGGGGCATCCCCAGACATTGCGTGCGGGCTGCACTCTGCTGCGGAATCAATTGGGCGAAGAAATTGGCACGGTCCTGCACGTCCGAGACGTGACGCAGAAAGCCTTGATCGAAGAACAACTGCGGCGTATGGAACGGTACATGGGACTCGGTTCCCTGGCCGCAGGGTTGCAGCACGAAATCAAGAACCCGTTGAGCGCACTGTCATTGCACGTGCAACTGCTATGCGAACGACTTCGCGGTGACGGCAGCCCCGACGATACCGCCGACGTCGACCCTGATGTGCAAGAGATGCTGGACGTGCTGCGATCCGAAGTGCGCCGAATCAACGACGTCCTGGACGGCTTTCGAAACTATGCATCCACCAACCATCTGGGACGATCCGAACTGGATGTTCCCGAGTTGATTATGAAGCTGGTACGATTGCTGCGTCCGCAGACCGAGTCGCAATCGATCGAGATCGAAACCGAATTTTCGGACACGCCGGTGACCAACGTGATGGGGGACTCCGTCCGTCTGGAACAGGTGCTGTTGAACTTAGCAATCAACGCTGTTTCCGCCATGCCACAGGGCGGAATCCTTCGGTTTGCGGTTGATCAAAAGTATGATTCGCTTCGAATCCGCGTCGCCGATACCGGGCACGGAATATCCCCCGAAATTCGTTCCCAGATCTTTGATCCCTATTTCACCACACGCGGCGATGGCACCGGCATGGGCTTGGCCCTTTGCGACAAAATCATCCAACAACACAATGGCAACATCGACGTTCGAACCGGATCCGGCGGAACCGAGTTCACGATCTTTTTGCCGATGGAGAAAGTCACATGA
- the acs gene encoding acetate--CoA ligase, with protein MSDASGQIDHVLTEDRSFPPPAEFTERAVFSSQSQYEEVYARARDDRDGFWAEEAKQHLHWFEPFTKVFDGQTSKVRWFVDGKTNASYNCLDAQIDAGRGDKNAIVWEGEPGDTRTLTYRELRSEVCKCAAALTEIGITAGDVVSIYMPMTPELPIAMLACARIGAIHSVVFAGFSSESIADRNNDAGAKLVITADGLYRRGKVLPLKETVDEALEKSPTVKNCLVLRRTGNDNVPMTEGRDLWWHDTVDHQSDDFPAVPLDSEAPLFILYTSGSTGKPKGILHTTAGYNLWAKRTFQWVFDHREDDVYWCTADCGWITGHSYVVYGPMAAGATCLMYEGAPNHPAEDRFWDLVEKYKVTILYTAPTAVRAFIKWGDEHVDKHDLSSLRLLGSVGEGINPEAWMWYHKKIGGERCPIVDTWWQTETGGIMMSPLPGITATKPGSCTRPLPGVIPSIVDETGKDVDPNHGGMLCIAEPWPGMLRGIWGDEQRFVEQYWSMIPGKYLTGDNARMDSDGYYWIMGRIDDVINVSGHRLSTIEVESALVSHEAVCEAAVVGREDALKGQAIAAFVTIRGREPNEELRKELKMHVRKQIGALAQPDDIRFAATLPKTRSGKIMRRLLRDVASGREVAGDTSTLEDLSVLAKLNDDEA; from the coding sequence ATGAGTGACGCTTCTGGGCAAATCGACCACGTACTGACCGAAGATCGAAGCTTTCCGCCGCCCGCCGAGTTCACCGAACGTGCCGTCTTTTCGTCACAGAGTCAGTACGAAGAAGTTTATGCTCGCGCTCGAGACGATCGAGACGGTTTTTGGGCGGAAGAAGCGAAACAGCATCTGCATTGGTTCGAACCCTTCACGAAGGTGTTCGATGGACAGACGTCCAAGGTGCGGTGGTTTGTCGATGGCAAGACGAACGCCAGCTACAACTGCCTGGACGCTCAGATCGACGCCGGGCGTGGTGACAAAAACGCCATCGTCTGGGAAGGCGAACCCGGCGATACTCGCACGCTGACCTACCGTGAACTTCGCAGCGAAGTGTGCAAGTGCGCAGCCGCGTTGACGGAAATTGGCATCACCGCCGGTGACGTGGTCAGCATTTACATGCCGATGACCCCCGAGCTGCCGATCGCGATGTTGGCCTGTGCTCGAATCGGCGCGATCCACTCGGTCGTCTTCGCCGGTTTCAGTTCCGAATCGATCGCTGACCGCAACAATGACGCCGGTGCCAAGTTGGTGATCACGGCTGATGGGTTGTATCGCCGTGGCAAGGTCCTGCCGCTGAAAGAAACCGTTGACGAGGCGTTGGAAAAATCGCCAACCGTCAAGAATTGTTTGGTGCTGCGTCGTACCGGCAACGACAACGTGCCGATGACCGAGGGCCGCGACCTGTGGTGGCACGACACGGTCGATCATCAATCCGACGATTTCCCCGCCGTCCCACTCGATAGCGAAGCGCCGCTATTCATCCTGTACACGTCCGGCAGCACGGGCAAACCCAAAGGCATCCTGCACACCACCGCCGGCTACAACCTGTGGGCCAAGCGAACGTTCCAGTGGGTGTTTGACCATCGCGAAGACGACGTGTATTGGTGCACCGCCGATTGTGGTTGGATCACCGGGCATAGCTACGTCGTGTACGGCCCGATGGCCGCGGGCGCCACCTGTTTGATGTACGAAGGGGCGCCGAATCATCCCGCCGAGGACCGGTTCTGGGACCTGGTTGAAAAGTACAAAGTCACGATCCTATACACGGCTCCGACCGCCGTTCGTGCGTTCATCAAGTGGGGCGACGAACATGTCGACAAACATGATCTGTCCAGCCTGCGTTTGTTGGGCAGTGTCGGCGAAGGAATCAACCCGGAAGCCTGGATGTGGTACCACAAGAAGATTGGTGGCGAGCGATGCCCGATCGTTGATACTTGGTGGCAGACCGAAACCGGCGGCATCATGATGAGCCCGTTGCCGGGGATCACGGCCACCAAGCCCGGATCTTGCACTCGCCCCCTGCCCGGTGTCATTCCGTCCATCGTTGACGAAACCGGCAAAGACGTTGACCCGAATCACGGCGGCATGCTGTGCATCGCCGAGCCTTGGCCGGGAATGTTGCGTGGAATTTGGGGCGACGAACAACGGTTCGTCGAACAGTATTGGTCGATGATCCCGGGCAAATATTTGACCGGCGACAACGCCCGCATGGACAGCGATGGCTATTACTGGATCATGGGTCGGATCGACGATGTGATCAACGTTTCGGGCCACCGACTTAGCACAATCGAAGTCGAAAGTGCGTTGGTCAGCCATGAAGCCGTCTGCGAGGCTGCGGTGGTTGGCCGCGAGGACGCATTGAAGGGACAAGCGATTGCTGCATTCGTCACGATTCGCGGCCGCGAACCCAACGAAGAGCTTCGCAAAGAGCTCAAGATGCACGTCCGCAAGCAGATCGGTGCATTGGCACAGCCCGACGACATTCGTTTCGCTGCGACATTGCCAAAGACACGCAGCGGAAAGATCATGCGTCGACTGCTGCGAGACGTCGCCTCGGGTCGCGAAGTGGCTGGCGACACGTCGACGCTAGAAGACTTGTCGGTCCTAGCCAAACTGAACGACGACGAAGCGTAG
- a CDS encoding OprO/OprP family phosphate-selective porin — protein MNRMFRYGWILGMAASLVTASAWAATLADEIQAVSTSDPVAERPASPMATPGQGLDVAEEFAKMQAQIDELKVSTATPVGFPAAACSPAAPAAKYPSVRLTGFFQADSGWFSQSDANRLAVGIGVIEDGDVQDGSDFRRARLAAVGDVWDNVSYMLEMDFAFPGRPSFMDVWLDIDVLDGDSHLRIGQYRQPVGMDGLTSVKDMTFLERGLPFAFLPFRQIGAMWYGVNRTQDITWAISGFRFPTDVYANNVGDNGGYAMAARLTGLMVDAKDGGAILHVGASYSYLDPANDQIQIRNQPEVFVGENGLASLGPAGVPSFVPPFVDTGQVATEHVNLLGAELAGVLGAFHWQTEALFANVDQKGGPSLVFPGAYVQAGYFLTGETRPYNRSAGVLGRIKPNCSVGKEGGIGAWELAVRYSTIDLNDKNIQGNRLNNVTGGVNWYMNPFTKFQFNYIHAMLDSPAYGSSNADIVAMRAQLDF, from the coding sequence ATGAACCGAATGTTCCGATACGGATGGATCTTAGGGATGGCGGCATCGCTGGTGACGGCATCCGCTTGGGCGGCAACCTTGGCTGATGAAATCCAGGCGGTATCGACCAGCGACCCCGTCGCCGAGCGACCGGCGTCGCCCATGGCGACGCCCGGGCAGGGTTTGGATGTCGCCGAAGAGTTTGCCAAGATGCAAGCGCAGATCGACGAGTTGAAGGTGTCGACAGCGACACCCGTGGGGTTCCCGGCGGCCGCATGCAGCCCGGCGGCGCCCGCGGCGAAGTATCCAAGCGTCCGATTGACCGGGTTCTTCCAAGCCGATTCAGGATGGTTCAGCCAGAGCGATGCCAATCGGTTGGCAGTTGGGATAGGAGTCATCGAGGATGGCGACGTCCAAGACGGATCGGACTTTCGCCGCGCCCGACTGGCCGCGGTTGGAGACGTCTGGGACAACGTGTCGTACATGCTGGAGATGGACTTTGCATTTCCAGGACGCCCCAGTTTCATGGATGTCTGGCTGGACATCGACGTTCTCGATGGCGACAGTCATCTGCGGATTGGCCAGTACCGCCAACCGGTTGGGATGGACGGGTTAACGAGCGTGAAAGATATGACGTTCCTGGAACGCGGCTTGCCGTTTGCGTTTCTTCCGTTTCGACAGATCGGTGCGATGTGGTACGGCGTCAATCGAACCCAGGACATCACTTGGGCGATTTCGGGATTTCGTTTTCCCACCGATGTGTATGCCAACAACGTGGGTGACAACGGCGGGTACGCGATGGCTGCTCGTTTGACGGGATTGATGGTAGACGCCAAGGATGGCGGCGCGATCCTGCACGTTGGTGCGTCGTACAGTTATCTGGATCCGGCCAACGACCAGATTCAGATTCGCAATCAACCCGAAGTCTTTGTCGGCGAAAACGGCTTGGCGTCGTTAGGCCCGGCCGGCGTCCCCAGCTTTGTGCCTCCGTTTGTTGACACCGGACAAGTGGCTACCGAACACGTGAATTTGTTGGGTGCCGAACTTGCCGGAGTCCTCGGGGCATTCCATTGGCAAACCGAAGCCTTGTTTGCCAACGTCGATCAAAAGGGCGGCCCATCGTTGGTGTTCCCCGGTGCGTACGTGCAGGCCGGGTATTTTCTGACCGGCGAAACGCGACCCTACAACCGTTCCGCAGGAGTGCTTGGGCGAATCAAGCCGAACTGCAGCGTGGGCAAAGAGGGTGGCATCGGAGCTTGGGAATTGGCCGTTCGATATTCAACGATCGATCTGAATGATAAGAACATTCAAGGCAATCGTTTGAACAATGTTACCGGTGGCGTGAACTGGTATATGAACCCGTTCACCAAATTTCAGTTCAATTACATCCATGCGATGTTGGACAGTCCCGCCTATGGCAGCAGCAACGCAGATATCGTTGCGATGCGTGCCCAGTTGGACTTTTAG
- the queA gene encoding tRNA preQ1(34) S-adenosylmethionine ribosyltransferase-isomerase QueA: MNEIDDYDYELPRELIAQEPLATRSDSRLMLVDRDTGKIDHHYVRDLPELLSAGDTLVSNNSRVVPARLVGSRADTGGRWQGLFLQADRDTGVWQVLTKTRGTLKTGEVIAVKDRDARDGMELVVVARTDDGKLVVKPRLNADFVGVCETNLKEPADWLDRFGRIPLPPYIRDGQMVDADVQNYQTVFAKDRGSVAAPTAGLHFTKTLLEKVRAAGVDTAEVTLHVGIGTFRPIQTERLDDHVMHTEWGSIDADTAENIRARRARGRCIAVGTTSVRVLESSAAKNGGKLTPWTGQTDLFIRPPYQFKVVDAMMTNFHLPKSSLLVLVSAFAGRELAMHAYQTAIENEYRFYSYGDAMLIV; this comes from the coding sequence ATGAATGAAATCGATGACTACGACTACGAACTTCCCCGAGAACTGATCGCCCAGGAACCGCTGGCGACTCGCAGCGATTCGCGTCTGATGTTGGTCGACCGTGATACCGGCAAAATTGACCATCATTACGTTCGAGATTTGCCCGAGCTGTTGTCGGCTGGCGACACCTTGGTGTCCAACAACAGCCGCGTCGTTCCGGCGCGTCTGGTCGGCAGCCGCGCCGATACCGGTGGGCGTTGGCAGGGGCTATTTTTGCAGGCCGATCGCGATACGGGCGTATGGCAGGTATTGACCAAGACGCGCGGAACCCTGAAGACCGGGGAAGTGATTGCCGTCAAGGATCGCGACGCCCGCGACGGCATGGAACTGGTCGTGGTGGCGCGGACCGACGACGGAAAACTGGTCGTTAAACCTCGCTTGAACGCGGATTTTGTCGGCGTTTGCGAAACCAACCTGAAGGAACCCGCCGATTGGCTGGATCGATTCGGACGGATTCCGTTGCCCCCCTACATTCGCGACGGCCAGATGGTCGATGCCGACGTCCAGAACTATCAAACCGTGTTTGCCAAGGACCGCGGCAGCGTGGCGGCCCCCACCGCGGGATTGCACTTCACCAAAACGCTGTTGGAAAAAGTCCGGGCCGCGGGCGTCGATACGGCCGAGGTCACGCTGCACGTCGGGATCGGGACCTTTCGTCCGATTCAGACCGAACGGCTAGACGATCATGTGATGCATACTGAATGGGGCAGCATCGATGCCGACACCGCTGAAAACATTCGTGCTAGACGTGCACGGGGGCGGTGCATCGCGGTCGGCACGACCAGCGTGCGAGTGTTGGAAAGTTCAGCGGCCAAGAATGGCGGCAAGCTGACTCCTTGGACGGGGCAAACCGATCTGTTCATTCGCCCGCCGTATCAGTTCAAGGTCGTGGACGCCATGATGACCAATTTTCACCTGCCCAAAAGCTCGCTCTTGGTGTTGGTCAGCGCGTTCGCCGGGCGTGAACTCGCGATGCACGCGTACCAGACGGCGATCGAGAACGAGTATCGCTTCTACAGCTATGGCGATGCGATGCTGATCGTGTAG
- a CDS encoding circularly permuted type 2 ATP-grasp protein, which translates to MASSSSQSQNSQSQSQRADGSSPAIRAPRLANYQCEGFFDELVDDRTVARPDAESLVALINSLPPEELLRRQNAIERSLYQMGITFTVYSDEAGTEKIMPFDVVPRIISAMLWQHIEAGLKQRIMALNRFLADIYGDQKIIDDGIIPRDIIESAPAFLKECVGLRPPGGVWCHITGTDLVRDNTGAVYVLEDNLRCPSGVSYVLQNRHVMKRNFPQVFGASRVRPVNDYPSRLYSMLQAIAPEGVTSPTIAVLTPGVYNSAYYEHSYLAQQMGVELVEGRDLVVEDDVVFMRTTDGLQQVDVLYRRVDDTFIDPETFREDSCLGVAGLMRAYRAGNIALANAPGTGVADDKVVYAYVPAMIRYYLDEEPILANVPTYICQREEDRKYVLDNLDKLVVKAAGESGGYGILIGPHATPVERAEFADKIRNDPRNYIAQPTLQLSRVPTLAGGNLEGRHVDLRPYILCSGPDDIWVMPGGLTRVALKKGSLVVNSSQGGGSKDTWVAAEEGQEIAPDWQDE; encoded by the coding sequence ATGGCGTCTTCGTCTTCGCAATCGCAGAACTCCCAGTCCCAAAGTCAACGCGCCGATGGTTCATCGCCTGCGATTCGGGCTCCTCGCCTAGCCAATTACCAGTGCGAAGGCTTCTTTGACGAACTGGTGGATGACCGCACGGTGGCACGGCCAGACGCCGAGTCGCTGGTGGCGTTGATCAACAGTTTGCCGCCCGAGGAATTGCTGCGACGCCAGAACGCGATCGAGCGTTCGCTGTATCAGATGGGCATCACCTTCACGGTCTACAGCGACGAAGCTGGTACCGAAAAGATCATGCCTTTCGATGTCGTGCCGCGAATCATCTCTGCGATGCTGTGGCAACACATCGAAGCTGGACTGAAACAGCGAATCATGGCGCTGAATCGGTTTCTGGCGGATATCTACGGCGACCAAAAGATCATTGACGATGGCATCATCCCTCGCGATATCATCGAATCGGCACCGGCATTCCTGAAAGAATGTGTCGGGCTGCGTCCGCCCGGCGGTGTTTGGTGTCACATCACCGGGACCGACTTGGTCCGCGACAACACCGGCGCTGTCTACGTGCTGGAAGACAACCTCCGCTGCCCTTCGGGGGTTTCGTACGTGCTTCAGAATCGGCACGTGATGAAACGAAACTTCCCACAGGTGTTCGGGGCGTCGCGTGTGCGTCCAGTGAACGATTATCCGTCGCGACTGTACAGCATGTTGCAAGCGATCGCACCCGAGGGAGTCACGTCGCCCACGATCGCGGTGCTGACGCCTGGCGTCTACAACAGCGCCTATTACGAGCATTCGTATTTGGCCCAGCAGATGGGAGTCGAACTGGTCGAAGGTCGCGATTTGGTGGTCGAAGACGACGTCGTGTTCATGCGGACCACCGACGGGCTGCAACAAGTCGACGTGCTCTATCGCCGCGTCGATGACACCTTTATCGATCCGGAAACCTTCCGCGAAGATTCCTGCCTTGGTGTGGCCGGACTGATGCGAGCCTATCGGGCTGGGAACATCGCCTTGGCCAACGCCCCCGGGACCGGAGTCGCCGACGATAAAGTCGTCTATGCCTACGTGCCCGCGATGATCCGCTATTACCTCGACGAAGAGCCGATTTTGGCGAACGTGCCGACGTACATTTGCCAGCGCGAAGAAGATCGCAAGTACGTGCTGGATAATTTGGACAAATTGGTCGTGAAGGCTGCGGGCGAATCCGGCGGCTACGGGATCCTGATCGGTCCGCACGCCACGCCCGTCGAACGCGCAGAGTTTGCAGACAAAATTCGCAACGACCCTCGCAACTACATCGCTCAGCCAACCCTGCAGTTGTCCCGCGTTCCGACGTTGGCCGGTGGCAATCTAGAAGGCCGCCACGTCGACCTGCGACCGTACATCCTATGCAGTGGCCCCGACGACATCTGGGTGATGCCCGGCGGACTGACGCGCGTGGCTCTGAAAAAAGGTTCACTGGTCGTCAATTCGTCACAGGGCGGCGGCAGCAAAGATACCTGGGTCGCAGCCGAAGAGGGCCAGGAAATCGCGCCAGACTGGCAGGACGAATAG